TTAtccattttgtaaattttttttgttttttttttttttttggaattaagGACCTGAAGAAAGTTTAGAAAAACAGATTCGTGAGGTTGTTTTGCAAGATATGAAACCAAGTAGCTACATCCGGGTGCTGTTGGTCTTGGCACGACATGCAGACAACCTAATGTGTCTTGAAGATCCTGTGTTGAAAAAACACTTTTCCAAGGAAGAGTATggaaaggcaaaagaaaaaattaaccagTTGGTGGGGCTTTAAATCAAGCAAAGAGCGGAAACAAAAAGTTTTCCACCAAATTGGAGAAATGGTCTTTTAACTAATTAATCTCATCTAGAGCTTGTCTTTCATTATAAGTGTGTCACTGTTGTTAAATTTAGAAGATAGATGACATTAAAGTTTGTTTCACTAAAAGTTGCTCTTTACACCTTGGAACATTTAGTTCAGGTCATTGTCAAGTTGTCTTCAATCTACTGGCTGCAGTCAAACCTCCATTATGCCGCGCTCTCCACAAAATGGTCACTTTGAAAATCTCATAATTCTCTTTTCATTTAAGAATTAAATCTCTTTTCCTTTTGTGGTTCTGTCAGCTCTCGCTGGCACTAGAAAAGCAAGTAATTTACTTTACCAGCCCGTAGTTTAACAGAGTTTTGACTGTTGTCAGTTTACTGTTTAATAATGTTTGAAAACTCTGGTATCTCTCCAGTTTGTCTTTTGGGGGAAGACCTATCAGAGTCATGAGTGTCAATTAAATACCTGTCATGTTTTGATAGAACCCAGGAATAAAGTAACTTAAAGTTAGCTAAGATCTTTATAGAGTCCTGATAATTCCATGTCAAATCTTTGTTAATTCAATGTTATATTCTCATCTGGATGAAACAACCTGTTAAAGGCTAAGGAGAAACGACCAGTttcgtttcaaattttcattaaggAATCATTGAGTTGAAACAAAAAGTTAACCGTGAATTGAAACCTGTCGAAATATTTGTGCAAAGCAGAATTAGAAACATCTTAAAAGTAACTGAATTtaggataaaataaaaataaaaatgaagtacTCAACTCTGTGTTCATCACAGTTATATTATAGGGGACACAATTtagaaaatagcaaaattacATGCCTTAGAACTGTTGTTTTGTATCTCATACTTTTGTCTTCACAAGGAAGTTCACATAATGATGTTGGCTGTCCGCAAACGGAGGCTCATACCCTAGAAAGAAAGACAGATAGATGGAGTCCacatttaaaaatcattgtgctagcaaaggtgaaaaaaaatagaacttaGAACTGTTTACAGGATAAGTCATCCACGATCTTGAGGTTTAAATGTCAAGAACTCAGCCTGAAATGTTAGACTCCATTCAACCTTTGAAGTTGATTTAATCTTTGCATAGTAGATGGCTGTTTTCATTACAAGTAGTGAATTACGGTCATTTCGCCTAGTCTAGAGTCGATTCGCCTACGTCCAATGCGTTAGTTCGCTACGTCTTAAACTCCGTACTATGACAATCATTGTATAAAACAGTtgattcaattgaaaaaaaaattgatgatacTCGAAAACTATCgcatgaaaatttgataaatgttAATTGTGTTCATCTCATCGTGCTTTGAAATAAGAGACAAATTGATTTGGCCCTTTTTGGAATATTGGATAAATGTTGTGATGCACGATGATAATTCTGCACAATGCGCGTTCATTTCGCGACATTTTAGAGTAAATACGTTATATTTTGCGTTTCATAATATGTACTAATCTGTCACTGATACATACAAACTTTTTTATAGCTTACACATAAAATAAAGTTTACAAATGCAATTTAATTATCACAAGAAACTTTTTATAGAAAAGGTTgcggttattcatcgtggtgaaaagcagtaaaagctaagttttccgtttgtctcacgatgtagtcatgtgtgatgtagatcgcgacgtttcgactgcgtactgctagtcttcttcaggcgatgaggtcgactgttcatgcgtgatcttataagcatgatgctctgctgtgattacttgtttttcaacagctctgattggtgcatttcgatccttgctgttcactcagtgatttgctccctcggcggttcgctgtcgcacggctctcctgttgttgtgttttttgatggtgggcatccacgcttctggaatttctattccactatccctgttgatgttgtcagGGAGAAGTCTTATAttaattgcctctttgaccctgcgcgtgtagtaacAAGGGTCACGAGCATCatctttacttcgttccagagtggcttgtgtaaaaaaaaacaacaacaacaacaaaaacaactttttgaGACTAATAATCATACTTATCAGTAATTTTTACTTACTACATGCGGGGACGTTAGAGTTGTCCGCGTGACACCCGCCCCTGGCCGGTCCTTACTGTCTATCCATACGTGGCCCTGTCACGCATCCGCCGCAGAGTAGGGCTTCCTGGCGGAAGGTGACGATTTGTGTGCAAAAGATGCAGTCAAATTACTCCATGATATCGATGATTATAGCTTTGATGATAGCGTTGACTATTGCGTTgattatagcggagctcgcagagcgtagccccataataatacaaaatagaagtaacccatcaagccgaaaaaaattggatgtacGACCCTACGACCGTACGAGGTGCTACTTTTAAtatgcgtggtcaactgtaccacgggcacgccaacgccacgtattgggctccgagtcggacgacctgggttctagtcctggccggggcaaggcgttgtgcccttgagacgtgcgggaaaaaaaatgcaagttccgcttttaggcttgggTAAATCATGATATATTATGACTGCAACTCCAGGATGcctaatgcaaaaaaaaaaaattatgtacatGAAAAAGTGAGCAtgagaaaagttaaaaagacaAGTTGCAATGCGTTATAActctgcatctgattggttgaaagggaCGATGCTAGGTTCTAAGACCAATCACAGCACACAGCAGAGAAAATCACCGCATTCCCGGAGTATTTTCGACAATGAATTCAATTCAACAAATTTTCGTGTATTACTGATAAGCAGCCTTGAAAAATTAAGTGCACGGACGATATTTCAAATTCTTGATATCCACTCGCGCCATACAGATTAACAGTAATGATAGAGCAAGGGGTAGTGCacgggggtggggtgggatggggCATAGCCctcccctacccctcccctacccctcccctaccccACTGTGAAAATTTGTGGGGGCGAGTTCCTTCATAATTTCCGTACCTGCTCTTCTGATTAGCAACTGGAAGGAAAAAGCATAAGCGAGAATGTTAGAGTGACAACGTAGGAGACTAGAACGAGTGCGGACACTTTCGGATTATTCACATGAAGTATTTAGATCCGTTTTCTGATCGAGCAGCTGTGGACTGCCTGTGAATCTTGTGAGGTTCTAGGTCACTATGACCACTAAAACAAGAACGTACGGCAGAGGAATTCTGCGTTTTACCTCGCTACAACCATGTAGACGACCTGGACAGACAGCTTATGCAAACGCTGCTCTCAAAAAGGACGGGACAGTAAATAATTCTCGCGTGCAAAATGGCGGGGAAATGCACGTGCATAAGAACGGAGGTGGAGTAGGTACTTGTTTAGTCGATCGAGCAGTTCAacgttcaaaataaaaattcggCAAGATTTCCGTTTAACCTCATGCTATTCTTAAAGAGAGCTGTGGTCCCAAAGGTAATCTAATGTTTACCATTGTTTTATGTTATCCAAGTAATGTTGCATAATGAGTATGGGTCCGACGGAAATCTTGCCCGAAAGTCTTCCCAATGGTCACTATATTATAGCCTGTAGTCCATCATACAATTTTGCTCGTGTGTGATGGGTCTTAAGATATCACATGACCAAATATACCCTAGCTAAAACTGGGAAATGTCTGAGGATACACCCCGAGTGATATTCTCCAATTTTAAACCTTACAACTATTATGAAAAagtcttcttttaaaatagaatTCAGGATTAGGAAGCGTTTTTCTGTTACTGCAGAAGAAGGAATAAGCTTGTTTGTTCATAAGAGTGTTAAAGAGAATGCTGAAACCATTTCTTTAcccctcttaaaatatttttttatatataataataaacacaatagcctcaaTATTTAACAAGACTATGCCCATATATTTGTTCTTGGAAATTATCTGTTCCTCATCTCGGAACAAATTATGTTGCAGACAAATATCCATTTATGTTTTTGCACCATATAGAGGCAATTGtttatataaaattaattttgttcacatttttactttttagaaaCATTCCCAACACCGCCAGCACAAAAAGGAGGTAAACCAGTAAGATTATTGGCAAAGTACAAGTATACAGCAAATCCAGCCAAACCTGGAGGATTTGATGAGTTAACAATTACGCAAGGAGAGAAATTAGTGTTTAGCAGACCACACCCTTCAAATCCATTCTGGTGGGAGGCAAAGAATGAAAATGGAGATATAGGATTTGTACCAGCAACTTATATGATGGTAAGTGTCAGTTTATGGACTCCATAAATGTGAATATTACTTGACTTTCCTATTTCTATGATGATGTATTGTATTGGTGACATAAATCTATAAGAAAAATTGTTCAGGGTACAATTATGcgtgttgtttttgttgttgttgttgttgttgtgttgttgCATATCATTGGAAGGTGCAGGGACTGATGTTTAGTTCTGTCAACTCTAGAGCAAAAATAGTGGGTTTGAGGTTTGGTAAGGATAATTAACAGTGTCATACTCCCAGGCAAGACACTTGCATCTTACTTTTAAAGCAGTGCACAGAAGTTGCAAGATGCGCTGATGGCCCTGTGCATCCGTTTGTTGACTTTAAGATTTTAAACCCATCACACCTTACCATCAGTATGCAAgatctccatattgttctctatacattacaATACAGTTATGTTCAcggtgctgaaaaggagaatttgtctaacaatcaaaagtttcttgaggtcatcatcatttctgttattcttgtgaccttaaagTTAGCTTCAAGGGTAATGCTGTTGgaggaaattagatgcttgtcactcagAGGGGTTAACTGAGGGTTAACTGAGGTTAACTGTTACTTTGAAACAATCCTGTGATTATTAATTCTAGGGGTCTTTTCAAGGTTGCACTGGtattttcattacattttgaaacaatcaggtttttttttattttagtgttAATCATAAAGATTTGTTTCATTCAAGGTTCTTGAAGACAAAATTACCTCTCTGCCATGGCTTGAagatgcaaaaaagaaaaaaactgagatAGATGATAAACAGGCAGAGAGTAATCCAGGTGCTAAGCCAGCTTTCAAGCCTTATGTATCAGGTGAGTTTCTCCAACATTTGGATTGACACAAGTGAGCTTGAAAATGTGAAGCAGTAGAAGAGATTCTAAATACAATAAGGCACCTGTCGGTAACTTTCCTTTTCAACAAAAGttttggcaagaaaatgaatttaGTTCCTATCAAACAGCTACTGATATCCTGCACAGAGGGGTAGGGCTAGAAACTGGGGTTACGCCCTTGCAGTTATGGGCCACTTGGCCTCCAAGTCTGAACacttttcaccctaacatcagtatgtatattctctatactgttctctctactGTCCCtgaggagctgacaaggagaatttgtctgacaatcaagagcatagttagttggtgatgatttccttcattcttgtgaccttagtgtttgaCTTAAGAGTGATACTGTAAGGGTCAACCCACCATAGGGGAAATTTAACTTATCATCAAGCgagttgataatataatttGGCCGctgtgaagagtttaaaagctgatgttttgagcatcaGCTATTTGTCAGAACaatttgacgaagggctaatgcttgaaacatcagcttttaaactcttcacagtggccaatttgcattatcaactcagctgatattactaaattaccttgttatgcTCTCCTACCAaagtagcaccacagtttctttagaaacttacccccttagGTCAACCCACCATAGATTTTCGTATCTCAGGTTTGAAGGCagactccttttttttctgcagcaTATGGATCAAGAAAAAACAGTTCAAGTAAAAGCAATTCAAGTCAAGAAAACCAATACTACTGTGAAATATGTGATAAAAAGTTGAATGGACCCATTCCATATGAGGTTCATCTGAAAAGCAAAGCACACAAAGAAGAACTGGAAGTGAGAGAGGAGTTTAACTATTAAGTAAACAGATacctgttatttgttttttgaacCACTTGTTTCAGACATCGAAATGGCAATTGAAAGGAAGTGTGCccattttgtaattatttacttctagttgttttgttaaattaacaCTTCTATGctcaagatctcataagtaattctccctactgtttgcCTTATCATActtatgatgttatttctgagaatttggtactggatcagcCAGACATCCCCTATTTGATAATATTCTTTGTTCTCATTACatgtctccttgatattgtattgatattgtaaggagaaattctgtcttggtcactcatgggagttaaagggttaaaacttgcTGCATGTAGCCTGTATTAAGAACCAATCAACCTGAAACTAGTAAAACTTCTGTCACCTCTATCATCAGCTTGTGTCAATGAATTCTGGgatgtaagttaaaaaaatgtttctgtgaAAGATTATGTTACGATAGTTTATTACCAGAAATGCTTTAAGTTATACACCTAGAGTTGCAGATCATCAGATTTTTGAATGGCAAGCATAAGAGAAATTATAggtattttttatatttattgcTGAAA
The sequence above is a segment of the Pocillopora verrucosa isolate sample1 chromosome 13, ASM3666991v2, whole genome shotgun sequence genome. Coding sequences within it:
- the LOC131773666 gene encoding uncharacterized protein isoform X1 translates to MTTKTRTYGRGILRFTSLQPCRRPGQTAYANAALKKDGTVNNSRVQNGGEMHVHKNGGGVETFPTPPAQKGGKPVRLLAKYKYTANPAKPGGFDELTITQGEKLVFSRPHPSNPFWWEAKNENGDIGFVPATYMMVLEDKITSLPWLEDAKKKKTEIDDKQAESNPGAKPAFKPYVSAYGSRKNSSSKSNSSQENQYYCEICDKKLNGPIPYEVHLKSKAHKEELEVREEFNY
- the LOC131773666 gene encoding uncharacterized protein isoform X2 — protein: MTTKTRTYGRGILRFTSLQPCRRPGQTAYANAALKKDGTVNNSRVQNGGEMHVHKNGETFPTPPAQKGGKPVRLLAKYKYTANPAKPGGFDELTITQGEKLVFSRPHPSNPFWWEAKNENGDIGFVPATYMMVLEDKITSLPWLEDAKKKKTEIDDKQAESNPGAKPAFKPYVSAYGSRKNSSSKSNSSQENQYYCEICDKKLNGPIPYEVHLKSKAHKEELEVREEFNY